CACACGTTTTAACCCAGTGCAGTgtcttggcctctgctccCTTTAATGGCCAGTATGACACCTGCAGTCTCGACTCTGGCTGGTCGGTTGGCGACCACGGAGACGACTTTGGTCGGCTTATATACGACGACTCCGTTTTCGACATTCCCTCACTGGCCAGCTCTCTGCATTCTCAGGGGCTCAAGATGGGCGTGTATGTCGTTCCTGGAGCCTTTATTAACGATGCGAACAAAACCATCTTTGGCACCAACACTACTATTGGCGAGGTCTGCACTGGAAACGAGGGCCTGGCTCGCTGCGTATTTGACTATACGAGAGCCGAGACACAGGCTTGGCACAACTCTGTGGTCAACCTTTTCGCTTCGTGGTAAGTTGTTTACGCCCAAAGGAAACATGATGTTTTATACTGACTTTCTCACCTAGGGGCGTTGACTTTGTGAAGCTCGACTTTGTCACGCCAGGCTCTCCTGACAACGGCCAGAGCCTGCCGACTGACCAGAGCGGCACTGTTATTGCTTGGCAcaacgccatcaagaacAATGGCAGCCAAATCCGCTTGGACATTTCTTGGAAGCTGGATCGTACCCAGAAGTATTTCGACATCTGGAACAGCAACGCCGACTCCATGCGAACCGACCAGGATCTCAACAACTCCGGTTCAAGCACATTGGTCAGCTGGGGCACCGTCCAACGCGCCATTGAAAACTACCGCCAGTGGATCATTGCTGGTCTGCAATTCTTTGACGAGCTGAACGTCTACCCCGATCTGGACAACTTGTTCTCTGGAAACCCAGAGAACATCTCCGGCCTTAGCAATGGTCAGCGCACCACCGTCTTCACTCACTGGCCGGGAGCCGGAGCCAACCTCATCCTCGGCAACGACATGACCACGCTGGATGACTTTGGAAAAAGCCTCCTCACCAACACCCAAGCCCTCCAAGTTGCCGATTTCACCGCCCAATTCCCCATGCAGCCTCGCAACCCCGGCTCGGGTGGCCAAAATGCGgctcagctccaggcctGGATTGCAggcccatctccatccggCGAGGCTGTCGTTGTACTTACGAATCTTGGTCCAGACAATGGCCAAGGCGGCTTTAACACGCAAACCAGTGGTGTTCAGACGGTGACGGCCACTTGGAGTGATTTGGGCATCTCTGGATCGTTTAATGTTCAGGATATTTGGAATAACAAGAGCCTGGGAACTGTCAGCGACCAAGTTTCTGCTCAGCTGGACGAAGGAGCGAGTGTGTTGCTGCACTTGACTTcggcttgaagctgaagcgcTTGGATATGGAATGGGACATTAGCACATATTTCAACTTTAATCGTGTACATATATGTATTTTTCCATAGGTGATTTTGGTATTTTATCTTCATAAATACGTTGCTCACGGAAGTTATTCTATGTTGACAAGATCTGAAAGGTCTGACATTCTGTAAAGCACATGGTGACTTTCCGCAAGTGTATACGAGTACCGTACATTTAAGATTGAACTAAATCTGAACCATGGGTACCTAGTAATAATCCACGCTTTTATGGGATTTTCGTAACGTAGATTTATATATTTCGCTACATGTAACCAAGATAGGAAAGCGATGGCGAGAGACATGAAAAATATAGCTTGTTCAAGCTTTATTTCACAATACGACATGATGCGTACCGTGCACCCATTCGGAAGGAGACAATGGAAAACATCAatgtttattatataagcgGCTTTCGCACTTGATTActtctcctttgcttcaCGTCTCATGCTTGCGGAGCGGAATGGACTTGGCACGATTAatacagagagagaaatcaTGTATAACAAAAAGATATTCCCAATGAGGCTAGCGTTCCGGACTGCCTCAAGGAGTTTGCAAAATCCACCGCTGAAACAATCGACGGCAATGAATGGAGTCTACGCCGAGCAGCCGATATCTCCAGGTCCGCCTACCAAGTACAGAAAATTCCCGATTGTGCCAAGATTGCACTGCGTATATACAAAGATGTGGCGGTGGAGAACAGCCGAGGCGGGGTTAGTAAATACGACGGAGCGAGGCGATTCAGGTTTTTCTTCAGATAGGAGAGGGGCAGATCTAATCGGCTTTGGGTCCATCGAGCAAGTTTCTGAATAGCTCGCCCTTGTAAAAAGGAGACGAAACACAAAACATCAACAGGTGGCATCCCAGGTCTCGGGTTTAACTCTTGTGACACTACATGGTAAACTCCGATTGCGTGTAACAAGTCCGAATATAATTGCTGGCGATCAAAGTATAAAAACTCAAGGAACGCCAGTCTAGGTCTACAGCTTGCCATTGGAGCATTGCAATTCAACAATCGTATAGATAGcatcaatcttcttcattcttttcaatAGAAGAAAGAGTCCTCTCAGTCCTTGCAACATGGTCAAGTTTCTCGACAAGGAGGTGGGTCCCATTGGATTTGGCCTCATGGGTAAGCGGCAATTTACAAAGATGCATCTCTCACCAAAAGCTAATTCGACCTCAAGGCTTCACTTGGCGCGCCAACCCTCCTCCATTGGAGCAGGCCCTTGCCACAATGAAGGCCGCCGTCGAAAAGGGCCTCACCATGTGGAATGGCGGCGAGTTCTACGGAACGCCCGAGTACAACTCCATGACCATCCTCAAGCACTACTTCACGAAATATCCTGAAGATGCCGACAAAGTCTTCTTGGCAATGAAGGGTGGTGTTAATCTGCAAGGGACCGGGCCTGACGGGTCACCCGAAAACATTCGCCGGTCACTGGATAACATCTTGGCCCAGCTGgacggcaagaagaaggtggaTGCTTTCTGCTGTGCCAGGCGAGATCCAAACACCCCTCTAGATATCACCTTTGGAGTGATCCAGAGGGAGTACATCGACACCGGCAAGATTGGCGCCATTATGCTGTCAGAGTGCAAtgtcaacaccatcaaggaggccgtcaaggcagccaagattgTTGCCGCCGAAGTCGAGCTCAGTCTGTTTACGCCAGATATTCTCAAGAATGGCATCGCAGCTGCTTGCAAGGAGCATGATATCCCCATCATTGCGTATTCTCCCATTGGAAAGGGAGTAAGTACTACCATGATTCGCCCACTTCGGTGCCATGCTCGTTGTATCAAAGACTAACACACACAGATGCTCTCTGGTGAATTCAAGAACCAAGAGGAtgtcaagaagctgggaATGATTGCCAACTACCCGCGATTCCAGGGAGAAGGATTCGCGCACAATCTGAAGCTTGTCCAGCAAGttgaggccattgccagcgaCAAAGCCTGCACACCTGCTCAGCTGGCCATCAACTGGGCGAGGAACATGAGCACCGACCCAGAGCTGCCTCTCGTGATTCCGATTCCCGGCGCCACGACGATTGAGAGAGTAGAAGAGAACTCAAAGGTGGTTGAGCTCACCGAGGAGGATATGCAAAGCCTCACTGGCCTTGCAAAGAACTTTGAGACGGCTGGTGCCAGATACCCTTCTCATGTACCAACCAACACCTAATGGCGTGCGTTATTTGAACCTGTCATGTATGCAGCGTTATAGTATACCCAAACTACAAATGGTTACCTTTGTTTGACTGCAGCTAGAAATGATTCTGACCGATGGGCATGCCGCAGCTACAATCCGGAGATGAATAGAACGATGGCATGTGCTAGGCGTATTCAATAAATCGATCGTCGGAGTTTAAGAAGGACTTCCATTTGATACGAAAAAGTCCGACATCCGATCCATGTCCCTAGGCGCCATTTTGGGTGTTCCTCCTAAAAAGCCGTCACCGCaattcacagcatttttaacctACACCGATGTACTGAGCCCTTAGTACATGTAATCAAATACTTGACTACATGCATATGGGCTGTTACCCGCTTTGCCGCATGCATTTCACAGCATTCTTAACCTGCACAGATGTCTTGGGCGCTTGGTAATTAAAGCCTTTATTATATGGAAGTAAAAGCACTCCAATTCTTTGTAAAACGAATCCGCACTTATCAAGTACCAATACATAGCCTTGTTAGttgtaaaagaaaaacgcTGTTGCTATGGGCGCATGTATATACATCAACCCCAAAATCTTATTGCCTACCCTTTGCGACCTTTTTCCtcgtgatggtgatgaaTTCTCACTCATCAATCGTACTTCTTGCCTATTCAAATTCTATCATTCATCTCATCCAGACGGATGCAGAGCGGGTGAAGGATGCGGCCGCATTTGACTAACGTATGTATAGCCTACCACATACATAAGTGCCACGTGCAGTAGGATCGCACATCTTTTATCATAGGCCAGAATGAGGATTTAGATCTGATGTTGTCGCTCCTGCTAATCACAGCTTGCTTAGCAATCTAATGGGCGCATCTGCCTTGCTCCACACTCTGCTTTTATGTTGGCGATTTCAGGTAGAGCATCATCTTGCTTAAAGACGGAGATGGCATAGCGGTTCTTATCATTATTATTTCAAGTTTACTTATCcttcctttttatttatgTCATCATCACACCTTTGCTTTTCCGGttcttctatttttctttcttctcggTCGTGGCCGCTCCCTTTGGCTGATGTCAAGTTGCTTCTCTCATGTACTCTATATTAGCGTAATGGTATCTTTGCCTATACCATTTCCACACTCGCAGCGTTGATTTGTAAGATCATTCATATTCTCCAGATAGCGCATGTCAGACAGAATGTTTTCGTATTGGAGGGACCAAGTCGTTGTGACCGAATGATCCGCGCCCCGCATCGGTCGATGTCGTGATTTAACGTCCCGAGCACACTAACTCACTTACAAAGATCCCATTGCGACCTCATATATAGCTTCATTTCCCCTCATGTATAATTGTAGACGTCAAAATATTAGCAGAGATACTGTAAATTAGTCCACCTAGACAACCCCAAAAATAGCAAAATGTCTGATAAGCAACTGCATCTATTCGCATTCATGCGGCCCGTCAGTCTTCACACTGGCGCATGGCGCTACCCAGGAGCATACGCAGACGCAAACTTCAACATATCCCACCTCAGATCCTTTATCCAAAAGCTAGAAGCCGCCAAATTCGACGCCTTCTTCATGGCTGACCACCTCGCCGTCCTAAACATGCCCATAGAGGCTCTCCGACGCAGCCAGACCGTCACCTCCTTTGAACCCTTTACGCTGCTGGCATCTCTCTCGGCAGTCACAGACAAGATTGGTCTCGCCGCCACTGCGTCCACAACATACGACGAGCCCTACCACGTTGCGCGGCGTTTCGCCTCTCTCGACCATCTCAGCGGCGGTCGTGCGGCCTGGAACATTGTCACCACGTCCAACCCCGACGCCGCCAAGAACTTTGGCCGAGACGAGCACATGGACCACTCAGACCGGTATAAGCGCGCCAAGGAGTTTTACGACGTCGTGACCGGGCTATGGGATAGTTTTGCAGACGACGCCTTCATCCGGAACCAGGAGACTGGCATATTCCTGGACCCGGAGAAGATTCACACTCTCAACCACGTGGGCGACGAGCTCAAGATCAAGGGCCCGTTGAATATTGCCCGGCCTGTCCAGGGATGGCCTGTGATTGTGCAAGCCGGACAGTCTGAGCCGGGGCGACAGTTGGCCGGCGAAACAGCCGAAGCAGTCTTTGCCGCACCAGGCAACATCGAAGCAGCAAAGTCGGTATACGCAGACATCAAGAGCCGTGCAGTCGCCGCCGGTAGAAAGCGGGAGCACATCAACATTCTCCCAGCCGCCATGGTAATCATTGGCGATACCGtccaagaagccaaagagaaGCGACTCAAGCTCGACAGCCTCGTCAACTATGAGAGCGCCATTGCCAGCCTGTCCATTGCCCTCGGAACGGATGCTTCCAAGTTCGACCCAGACGCGCCTCTGCCCGCTGACCTAGGCGACAACAACGCCAGCAAAACAGGCCGAGACAACGTCGTGAGGGTGGCGCAGGAGGAAGGACTGACTGTGCGGCAACTGGCCCAGCGGTTTGGAGGATACGGCGGCTTGGCCTTTGTAGGCACGCCGGAGAGCGTTGCCGACGAGTGGGAGAAGTGGCTCAAGGAAGAGGCGTCTGACGGCTTCGTCGTGACGTTTCCGTTTCTGCCGCAGGGAATCGACGATGTGGTGGAGAAACTGGTGCcggagctgcagcgccgggGCATCTTCCGGAAGGAGTATCAAGGGAATACTCTGCGTGAGCATCTGGGGTTGCCGAGGCCGGAGAATAGGTTCTTTCCTGCGAATGCTTAATCATTCATGTATTGATGGCATGTAAGATAGTATTGCAAACACGTCCATGTATTATTGCTTAGCTACTCAAAATACTAGACTAGTATGGACTGACGAAGCTGGATATATACAACGCTTCCCATCAATCTGTCATTCATACGCATTAAGTCATTTCATCATGCTGCAAGTCTATGCCTTGGGCAAGACCCAGCTGGTCACAGACAGCGCCGGCACACGCGCATTCCACGTCTGGCTCTCAGACTCGGTGCCCACCTGGACCCAAATGTCCTTGTTGTAGCGGTTCTGGATGACAACCGTGCGGGTGCCGTCCGGGTTCAGCGTGCCCACGGCCTCCATGCCCGTGTTGTCGTCAAACAGGTAGCTGCCCGTGCCgtcaacgacgacggcgcccTTGGGGATGTACTTGCTGAACTGGCCCATCATGTAGTAGTCAATCTCCTTCTTGTAGCTGCTGCCGTCCGGGCTGACGGTGACGAGCCCCGTGCACTGGTGGCagttgccgccgccggagAGGGCCGGGCCGCCGCCGGTGTAGGAGCCGAGCGTCCAGGCAATGACGCCGTTGGCCCAGTTCTGCAGCGGGAACATgttgaagctggagctgtggATCCAGTCCGTGGTGCCGACGGCGGTCCAGCACTCGGTCATGTACTGCTCCTTGCCGGGGAACTCGTTGTGGAACTGCGTCAGGGGCGTCCAGTTGCTGGGGTTGTTGCCGGCGTAGCAGTGCCACGCGGCGGCCTGGACGTACTGGCTGGCCATGTTCATGACGGTCTGGGGGTAGGAGTAGACGTCTGGTGGCATGTTAGTGGTGAAGCTTCAAACGAGTATATTGTCACGAGGTATCTCACCCTGGTTGTGGTCCCACGCCCAGACCTGGGTGCTCAGGCCGGCAGCGCGGAGAGCAGGGCCGACCTTGTCGCGGATCAGAGCACCAGACTCGTCCTGCTGCACAAGCATGGTGGGCATGTCGTCCTTGTTGTTGAGGGGCTCGTTCTGGATCGTGATGGCGTCAATGTGGGCTCCAGCCTTTTCAAAGGTCTGGAGGTACTTGACAAAGTACTGGGCATAGGCGTTCTCGTATGCGTGGTTGagcttgttgctgccggTGCCACCGCCAATCAGCTTGCTGTTCTGCTTCATCCATCCAGGGGGCGACCAAGGCGTTCCGAGGATGGTCAGGttcggctgcagcttgcgCATAGTAGCCAACATGCTAGCCAGGGCATTGCCGCGGTCACCCAGGTTGAAGTTGACCAGGTTGGTATCAAcgctgccgttgccatcGTCGAAAGTGTATGCCGGGTCAGCGGAAAGATCTGAGCTGGCAACAGTGTGGCGCATAAGGCTGAAGTTGATGCCCGAGGGGGTCATCAAGTCGTTGAGCAGCTGAGAGCGGGCAGTGGCCGACAGCTTGTTGAATGCCAGCACCGTGGAATCAGTGACGGCAGCGCCGAAACCCTTGACGGTCTGCTTCTTGCCCGTCTTCTCCTTGATGGTGAACTTCCAGTTGTCGATGCCGGGGTTGGCGGCGTTCAGGACGGGCGCCTGAGCAGCGCTGAGCTGATACCTGCCATCAGAAGTCGAGGCAAATGACGAGGCAGCGTTGACGCCACCAACagcggcgatggtggtgaggaCTGATAGGAACAGCATCTTGAAggtgagaagatggagaggttGAGAGCAAACGTCTTGCTCAATGGAGCATGATCATCCCCTTTTATTCACCAGACTGGAGTACACTCTCGGATCCATATTCCGGACCTCTTCGCCGGGTGAGGCCCCCCAAGAAACATGGTTTCTGCCTGACAAAATATGGAAGCCAAAATTCCAAGATCCCCTTCATCCACGTTGCCGTCTTAGGAAACTGGCCAGCGATCCCCTGGGCTAGTCCATCATAACCTTGCTTAACATTGTCAATAAGCTTAGTTGCATGAGCAATGGTTGACTGCGGCGCAACCTACAGACGGGGGCAAGGCCTCGAAATAGGCCGATTCGAGGCTTCATACTGTACTTGTAGTTAATCCACAGATGGCCTAGAATCAATCGGGCCTATATCAACATTCGGTTCCCGGAGCCGCCGCGCCGCGGACAGctcatacatgtactcatACCGACCGGTCAGCCGTGCCTAGAATATGTACAATACCGCCAGTTGCCGCCATGGGGTACAAGTACCAGAGAGTTAGGATTCTACCTACCCATTCCTTCGCATAAACAACTTCCCTGCAACTACTAATCTATAAACTCAATAGGCCCCAGCACGCAATTTTTCCTTCCACTCAAGCCTCCTAGATGGAAGGGGAAGGAACAGGGATACGCAAGGGAGAGGCATGATTGATGCTACACAATCACGTGTATCTTCTCGGACGCCAATGAGCGTCTCGAAGCCCGAGGAAAGGTGGCGTTGCCAAGAATCCGTCACTCGCTTCACAGCTGCCGTTTCAATCCAGCTTGCCTATTTGGGACGTGAAGGCGTGTCCGGGtcgcaaagatggagaagaggaacaggACTGGGCTAGGACTTGGGTACAATGAATGGTAGGTATTCCTTAGCGACAATGCAAAGGGGTGATGATGCTTATTATTTGCTCTTGGATCTATGCCATGTAGATGTGCTAAACGGTATGCCACAGCCTCGACAGAAGCCCAAGAAACAgcaaaacaaagagaaagcCAAAATGAAAACCTACAGGCTCAAATCATCTCCACCCACcgccttttcttccccaCGTTTTCCCCATACTGTAGGTAGTATATGCCGTGCCGTGTCTAGGCGTCAAAGGCGGCCAGCTTGTTGAGGACCTCAATGGACCTCTTCACAGATTTATTCCGGCGGCCCGATCTCCTCTATTTGCCAAACAAAAGGCCCGTGTACCGAAATACTATTACGACAGTGGTAGTGACAGCCATCCATGTCAAAAAACGCCACCCCATCAGCCTAGCTACAAACGAAATATTACCCCTAGCTGACCAGCAGCATATTAGCGTTGGATTTAAGCGTCCAAACAAGCATAACGCCTATATGGCTGCGGTGTGATAACATGTCCTAGGGCTTTTCGGGGACTTGATGCCACCCTTCCATTTCTGCATATACGAGCGAATACCTACTCTATCGGTGACAGCTCATTGACGGATACACTTTTCCGGTTATCCGCAGGGCATTCACAGAATCAGTCAATTACCTTGATATAGAGAGACAtcaccgtcttcttctcttattAGTCGAGCTCTAGCGTAATAACGTATCAAAAGAACCTCTAAAACCTTCATTCAGGCTCATCCCATCTCCAcattccagaagaagaagaaaccagAAATCCGAACATTGCCGAGACTCCCCTAGCCTAAGGGATGGATTGATTGATTAATGATCCCGGGGACGATTAAACTGGAGAAGGGCCCTCACTTTTCGGAGCCGTACAAGCAATGTCGTGTGGTCAATTGAGAAATCTCGTAGAAGCAATTGCACCAACAAAGCCCGTAATTGCTAGCATTGAAACAAGTCTACAAGCATCCGAAGCTGTTTCTCACACGTACTTCCATGAAAGTGACTTCAACGCTTCTGTATTTATACTCCCAGCCACTCGGAGCTTCAAACAAAGAGGTAGCAAACAAGTGCTCCTCTGCCATTTGCTCCAGCTTTACTATTGATGGGATTTCAGTAGCGGCATCCCGCTCCCCACGTTTCCTCGGCCAGGCTTACCGCAAACAACTTAGGCAAATCACAGCTCCATGTACCCCAAAGCCTGTTGCTCCGAGATTTTAGATTCAGTCTTTGTAGTTTACAAGCCTTTTCTATGAGATGACTTTTGTTTTGTATCAGCGACTATGTCTATTTGAGAGCTGCAGGAGCCCTCTGATCAGAGCGCACCTTGACACGATGGATGATCTAATGATGAGATGTTCGCCAAGGATAAACTGCCGCTGACAAGGCAAATGCCATGCATTGTTAATTTTCCTATGTATACTAGAAGGAAGCTCTCTCCATCATAATTCTCAATTCTCGTCTTCCCGTCTGTTCTTGCATATTCCATCCTATCAATTGAGATCTTGCCGTCATTCTGCCATCAGTTGGCCATAAATTAGAGAGAAAGTGGCAGTTATTAGGCATTTCCGCCTATACAAGCTGTCGTAAAAAGGGCCGAATATAAATAATGTTGATGTCGCAGGGCGGACAGAGAAGGCGGCCCCATCCCGG
This portion of the Trichoderma atroviride chromosome 6, complete sequence genome encodes:
- a CDS encoding uncharacterized protein (EggNog:ENOG41~SECRETED:SignalP(1-18)) produces the protein MLRLELLSLGLGIAGVTAAPAASAATALKVISYAQTPNGFKSSARGWNSFALQANPSAAPGFTFDQAHVLTQCSVLASAPFNGQYDTCSLDSGWSVGDHGDDFGRLIYDDSVFDIPSLASSLHSQGLKMGVYVVPGAFINDANKTIFGTNTTIGEVCTGNEGLARCVFDYTRAETQAWHNSVVNLFASWGVDFVKLDFVTPGSPDNGQSLPTDQSGTVIAWHNAIKNNGSQIRLDISWKLDRTQKYFDIWNSNADSMRTDQDLNNSGSSTLVSWGTVQRAIENYRQWIIAGLQFFDELNVYPDLDNLFSGNPENISGLSNGQRTTVFTHWPGAGANLILGNDMTTLDDFGKSLLTNTQALQVADFTAQFPMQPRNPGSGGQNAAQLQAWIAGPSPSGEAVVVLTNLGPDNGQGGFNTQTSGVQTVTATWSDLGISGSFNVQDIWNNKSLGTVSDQVSAQLDEGASVLLHLTSA
- a CDS encoding uncharacterized protein (EggNog:ENOG41); its protein translation is MSDKQLHLFAFMRPVSLHTGAWRYPGAYADANFNISHLRSFIQKLEAAKFDAFFMADHLAVLNMPIEALRRSQTVTSFEPFTLLASLSAVTDKIGLAATASTTYDEPYHVARRFASLDHLSGGRAAWNIVTTSNPDAAKNFGRDEHMDHSDRYKRAKEFYDVVTGLWDSFADDAFIRNQETGIFLDPEKIHTLNHVGDELKIKGPLNIARPVQGWPVIVQAGQSEPGRQLAGETAEAVFAAPGNIEAAKSVYADIKSRAVAAGRKREHINILPAAMVIIGDTVQEAKEKRLKLDSLVNYESAIASLSIALGTDASKFDPDAPLPADLGDNNASKTGRDNVVRVAQEEGLTVRQLAQRFGGYGGLAFVGTPESVADEWEKWLKEEASDGFVVTFPFLPQGIDDVVEKLVPELQRRGIFRKEYQGNTLREHLGLPRPENRFFPANA
- a CDS encoding uncharacterized protein (SECRETED:SignalP(1-18)~CAZy:GH30); translation: MLFLSVLTTIAAVGGVNAASSFASTSDGRYQLSAAQAPVLNAANPGIDNWKFTIKEKTGKKQTVKGFGAAVTDSTVLAFNKLSATARSQLLNDLMTPSGINFSLMRHTVASSDLSADPAYTFDDGNGSVDTNLVNFNLGDRGNALASMLATMRKLQPNLTILGTPWSPPGWMKQNSKLIGGGTGSNKLNHAYENAYAQYFVKYLQTFEKAGAHIDAITIQNEPLNNKDDMPTMLVQQDESGALIRDKVGPALRAAGLSTQVWAWDHNQDVYSYPQTVMNMASQYVQAAAWHCYAGNNPSNWTPLTQFHNEFPGKEQYMTECWTAVGTTDWIHSSSFNMFPLQNWANGVIAWTLGSYTGGGPALSGGGNCHQCTGLVTVSPDGSSYKKEIDYYMMGQFSKYIPKGAVVVDGTGSYLFDDNTGMEAVGTLNPDGTRTVVIQNRYNKDIWVQVGTESESQTWNARVPALSVTSWVLPKA